One segment of Brassica napus cultivar Da-Ae chromosome C3, Da-Ae, whole genome shotgun sequence DNA contains the following:
- the LOC111204117 gene encoding uncharacterized protein LOC111204117 produces MEIRERVQAQLGRVEKETKRLALIREELEGLADPMRKKVALVRKKIDSVNKELKPLGHTVQKKEREYKEALEAFNEKNREKVQLITKLMELSQLIIEYSNWRSCLNNWFNWFKLLKHSTKRTGRRCS; encoded by the exons ATGGAGATTAGGGAAAGGGTTCAAGCTCAGCTTGGTCGTGTCGAAAAGGAGACTAAGCGTCTCGCTTTGATCCGTGAG GAACTTGAAGGTTTAGCTGACCCCATGAGGAAAAAAGTTGCTTTGGTCAGGAAGAAGATTGATTCTGTCAACAAAGAGTTAAAGCCTTTGGGTCATACTGTTCAGAAAAAG GAACGAGAGTACAAAGAAGCTCTTGAAGCATTCAACGAAAAGAACAGGGAGAAGGTGCAGCTAATCACCAAGCTTATGGAGCTTAGTCAACTAATTATTGAATATAGTAATTGGAGATCGTGTTTGAATAATTGGTTTAATTGGTTTAAGCTCTTGAAGCATTCAACGAAAAGAACAGGGAGAAGGTGCAGCTAA
- the LOC125583276 gene encoding uncharacterized protein LOC125583276 encodes MDLILDEEKHMFALTEETYGVAEVNTNKELVRTNRGGGWRRVQRFMNESEVQCYDILRMNQSTFNSLCKLLSEKYQLVESVHVYLEESVAMFLEMVGQDLTVRALAERYQHSSGTVKRKLDEVLSSLLKLAADIVKPGRDEFASVSPILVDDPQYYPFFKDCIGALDGTHMPVRPPSVNVEPFRGRKGEPTMNVLAICNFSMKFIYAYVGVPGRAHDTKVLTYCAKEEASFPHPPVGKYYLVDSGYPTRTGYLGPHSRTRYHLDQFVRGGPPTAENYSTESILSKWRVLDHKHPKYDLTKWVKIMTATMALHNFIRDSNHEDCDFAHWKRVEEYEHRGDEVTENDDHVAYIPAGDRVMEAMRDSITEEMARGRRLPY; translated from the exons ATGGATCTGATACTAGATGAGGAGAAACACATGTTTGCTCTTACAGAAGAAACGTATGGAGTGGCAGAAGTTAATACTAACAAAGAGTTAGTGAGGACAAACCGAGGTGGAGGTTGGCGTCGTGTGCAACGTTTCATGAACGAATCAGAGGTACAATGCTATGACATTCTTCGCATGAACCAGTCAACATTTAATAGCTTATGTAAGTTACTATCAGAGAAGTATCAGCTAGTAGAGTCTGTTCATGTTTACCTAGAAGAGAGTGTAGCAATGTTCTTAGAGATGGTTGGACAAGATTTAACCGTACGGGCTTTGGCTGAGAGATACCAGCATTCATCTGGCACAGTGAAAAGGAAGCTAGATGAGGTTTTAAGTTCTTTGTTGAAACTCGCAGCAGACATTGTGAAACCTGGAAGGGATGAGTTTGCAAGTGTTAGTCCTATTCTAGTAGATGATCCGCAATATTACCCTTTTTTTAAGGATTGCATAGGTGCTCTAGATGGAACTCATATGCCGGTTCGTCCTCCTTCTGTGAATGTCGAACCATTCAGAGGTAGAAAAGGAGAACCAACTATGAATGTCTTAGCTATATGTAATTTCAGTATGAAATTCATATATGCTTATGTGGGGGTTCCTGGGAGAGCACATGATACAAAAGTGTTGACATATTGTGCTAAGGAAGAAGCTTCTTTTCCTCATCCTCCAGTTGGAAAGTATTATCTAGTAGACTCTGGATACCCAACTAGAACTGGTTATTTAGGACCTCACAGTAGAACTAGATATCACTTGGATCAGTTTGTTAGAGGAGGACCGCCAACAGCAGAGAATTATTCAACCGAAAGCATTCTC TCTAAGTGGAGGGTTCTTGACCACAAGCACCCTAAGTATGATCTGACGAAATGGGTGAAGATTATGACAGCAACAATGGCTCTTCACAATTTTATCAGAGATTCAAACCATGAGGATTGTGATTTTGCACATTGGAAAAGAGTGGAAGAATATGAACATCGCGGGGATGAAGTGACAGAGAATGATGATCATGTTGCATACATACCAGCTGGAGATAGAGTTATGGAAGCTATGCGAGATTCCATTACTGAGGAGATGGCGAGAGGACGTCGACTTCCATACTAA
- the LOC125583275 gene encoding uncharacterized protein LOC125583275: protein MVNEAGRQTIMDKFYEAFGIKIPWRKFGIKCNTCKKQYGSFKKLTRNRTGLGFDSTGFINMSEDWWNERCKEWPGVRKFKDKPVANMDLMEKVFGAVYISGGEGWSAQQGEGVLDTKHSDHDDDIDGEDDAESRRDIPTQEDVGAESRRGVPTQETDVASESRNFGTKNAGPSSSRSKVNRKRSRNVQAGRAVADVIRKSVESRDKILSHKNHLIENHPEFSCSQLRAMDVLRSLPALRMWSPLYKASINHLKEDAANRQTFLFYGDDENKVLYLEFATGESRDH, encoded by the exons ATGGTTAATGAGGCTGGGAGACAGACGATAATGGATAAGTTCTATGAGGCATTTGGTATAAAAATTCCATGGAGAAAATTTGGGATAAAGTGCAATACTTGCAAGAAGCAGTATGGGTCTTTTAAGAAGTTGACTCGGAACAGAACGGGGCTTGGTTTTGATTCAACCGGATTCATCAACATGAGTGAGGACTGGTGGAATGAGCGATGTAAG GAGTGGCCAGGTGTTAGAAAATTTAAAGACAAGCCGGTAGCAAATATGGATTTGATGGAGAAGGTATTTGGCGCAGTTTATATCAGTGGAGGAGAAGGTTGGTCTGCTCAGCAAGGTGAAGGTGTTTTAGACACAAAGCACTCAGATCATGATGATGATATTGATGGTGAAGATGACGCTGAGTCAAGGCGTGACATTCCTACTCAAGAAGATGTTGGAGCTGAATCAAGGCGTGGTGTCCCTACTCAAGAAACTGATGTTGCGTCTGAATCAAGAAATTTTGGAACAAAGAATGCTGGCCCTTCTTCCTCTAGGTCAAAGGTTAATAGGAAAAGATCAAGGAATGTACAAGCAGGACGAGCTGTGGCTGATGTGATTAGGAAGAGTGTTGAGTCTCGAGACAAGATTCTTTCCCACAAGAATCATCTAATAGAGAATCATCCTGAGTTTAGTTGTAGTCAACTTCGAGCTATGGATGTTCTACGCTCCTTGCCTGCCCTAAGGATGTGGTCTCCTCTCTACAAAGCTTCAATTAACCATCTCAAAGAAGATGCTGCAAACCGCCAGACTTTCTTGTTTTATGGAGATGATGAGAACAAGGTTCTTTATTTGGAGTTTGCAACTGGTGAAAGTAGAGATCATTGA